One Litoribacterium kuwaitense DNA window includes the following coding sequences:
- the thyA gene encoding thymidylate synthase, translated as MGQADVQYQQLLQDIIEHGTWDYGQPVRARWESDGDPAYTKSVIGRQMRFDNSELPILTSKSVAFKTAVKELLWIWQKKSNRVQDLRDMNVSIWDQWEFAEGPWKGTIGPAYGYQLAKKNRRLQGAMVDQVDYLLYSLKHNPASRRHLTTLWNPDDLDDMALTPCVYETQWHVKDEKLHLEVRCRSNDMGLGNPFNIVQYNVLQRMIAQVTGYALGEFVYHIGDCHIYDRHIEPLQAQLERETYEAPELQMNPDVRDFYDFTPDDFQLVNYKRGPKVSLEIAV; from the coding sequence ATGGGCCAGGCAGACGTACAGTATCAGCAATTGCTTCAGGACATCATTGAACATGGCACGTGGGATTACGGTCAGCCGGTGCGTGCGCGCTGGGAAAGTGACGGCGATCCGGCATATACGAAAAGTGTGATTGGCCGGCAAATGCGGTTTGATAATTCGGAGTTGCCGATTTTAACGTCGAAAAGTGTTGCTTTTAAGACGGCGGTGAAAGAGTTGCTTTGGATTTGGCAGAAAAAATCAAATCGTGTGCAGGACTTGCGCGATATGAATGTGTCGATTTGGGATCAGTGGGAGTTCGCAGAAGGTCCATGGAAAGGGACGATTGGGCCCGCTTATGGCTATCAGCTCGCGAAGAAAAATCGTCGTTTACAAGGAGCAATGGTTGATCAAGTCGATTATTTACTGTATTCGTTAAAGCACAATCCAGCATCACGTCGCCATTTGACGACGCTCTGGAATCCGGACGACCTCGATGATATGGCATTGACACCTTGTGTATATGAAACGCAGTGGCACGTGAAGGACGAAAAGCTTCATTTGGAAGTGCGGTGCCGCTCGAATGATATGGGGCTGGGCAATCCGTTTAATATTGTACAGTACAATGTATTGCAGCGGATGATCGCCCAAGTGACGGGGTATGCGCTCGGCGAGTTTGTATATCATATTGGGGACTGTCATATTTATGACCGGCATATTGAGCCATTACAGGCGCAATTGGAGCGGGAGACGTATGAGGCGCCAGAATTACAGATGAATCCGGACGTGCGTGATTTTTATGACTTTACGCCAGACGATTTTCAACTTGTGAATTACAAGCGAGGACCAAAAGTGTCTCTTGAGATCGCGGTGTGA
- a CDS encoding ABC transporter substrate-binding protein — protein MQRRVFFQISAIMIVLFFLAGCRSESAGEEGGNGDQVEITWLVRSNPALVEWYDRVVDEFQKEHPSIQVELQIIPQTEIDQKLMTMIAGGNVPDVWSPNWADSGFSAYHALGALMDLSPFLEQDPDVVDGIDESLVEIYATDEGVFGVPFLQMGSFVYYNKALFEEAGLPDLPTDWDDKSWDWDKMVEYGKAITDADGNPTQRVYGVMNDNYASKDAWMFGGDFFKDADYERGEMTTPVITEDPRNYEAIQSKYDLIHKHGVHPPQNELSALSQLSDPFLSGRIGMVLKGGWGTRQYAGTDMDWGIAPYPYTNEGREVPLYVDPWSISAETEHPEESWEFVKFLMNPEKGAKWIVEMALETPAHGELKELWYELIAERTGLSVDALREVDQGALRFGRPSDNHLIKDFSPILRHMNMTINAVYDGQKSVEDGLAELQENLKTLNY, from the coding sequence ATGCAACGAAGGGTATTTTTCCAGATTTCTGCGATCATGATCGTCCTTTTCTTTCTCGCAGGCTGTCGCTCTGAAAGTGCTGGAGAGGAAGGGGGCAATGGGGATCAAGTCGAGATTACTTGGCTCGTCAGGAGTAACCCTGCTCTTGTTGAGTGGTACGACCGTGTCGTTGATGAGTTTCAAAAAGAGCATCCTTCAATTCAAGTGGAGCTACAAATTATTCCGCAAACGGAGATTGACCAAAAGCTCATGACGATGATTGCAGGGGGAAACGTACCGGATGTATGGAGTCCGAATTGGGCTGATTCAGGGTTTAGTGCGTACCATGCCTTAGGTGCATTGATGGATTTAAGCCCGTTTTTAGAACAGGATCCAGACGTGGTTGACGGCATCGATGAGTCGCTTGTGGAGATTTACGCTACGGATGAAGGTGTATTCGGTGTTCCGTTCCTTCAAATGGGATCCTTTGTCTACTATAATAAAGCGCTGTTTGAAGAGGCGGGTTTGCCCGACTTGCCAACAGATTGGGACGACAAATCGTGGGATTGGGACAAGATGGTGGAGTACGGCAAGGCCATTACAGATGCAGACGGCAATCCAACGCAGCGAGTCTATGGTGTCATGAATGACAACTATGCAAGTAAAGATGCGTGGATGTTTGGCGGTGACTTCTTTAAAGACGCCGATTATGAAAGAGGAGAGATGACAACACCTGTTATTACTGAGGATCCGCGAAACTATGAAGCGATTCAGAGCAAGTATGATTTAATCCACAAGCATGGTGTGCATCCTCCACAGAACGAATTAAGTGCGCTTTCGCAATTAAGTGATCCCTTTTTAAGTGGTCGTATCGGTATGGTGTTAAAAGGAGGCTGGGGAACGCGGCAGTACGCAGGTACGGACATGGATTGGGGGATCGCGCCATATCCATATACGAACGAGGGACGAGAAGTGCCTCTCTATGTCGATCCATGGTCCATTAGTGCCGAAACTGAGCATCCGGAAGAGTCATGGGAGTTCGTTAAATTCCTAATGAACCCTGAAAAAGGGGCAAAATGGATCGTCGAAATGGCTCTTGAGACACCTGCACATGGTGAATTAAAGGAACTGTGGTATGAGTTGATCGCAGAACGAACAGGCTTGTCAGTGGATGCATTGCGTGAAGTTGATCAAGGAGCGCTACGCTTTGGCAGACCATCCGACAACCACTTGATCAAAGATTTTTCGCCAATTTTACGGCATATGAACATGACGATTAATGCAGTTTACGATGGACAAAAATCCGTTGAAGATGGGCTCGCTGAACTTCAGGAGAATTTAAAGACACTCAATTATTAG
- a CDS encoding carbohydrate ABC transporter permease, with amino-acid sequence MSQKLEAAVPKQHVKRKRNRMEKREEKYFWVFISPWVIGFVLFIGGPILASLLLSFTDYSVMEFPEFVGLANFINLFQDPLFYKSLGVTFYYAALAIPFSVIIGLALAMLLNLNVRGQTFFRTFFYAPSIISGVSIAFLWMWILNPQFGVVNSFLYNVFGIEGPGWFTDTSTVIPSFVIMQLTSIGGTMIIFLASLQQLPKELYESAAIDGAGAWRRFIQITVPLISPVILFNSIIALINSFQIFTQAYVVTGGGPDWMSYFYVYYLFETAFSQYRIGYASAQAWVLFVIIFSLTLFSLWVSKNAVHYEYEEKK; translated from the coding sequence ATGTCACAAAAGCTGGAAGCTGCCGTGCCGAAGCAACACGTCAAACGAAAACGTAATCGCATGGAAAAGCGAGAAGAAAAATACTTTTGGGTGTTTATTTCTCCTTGGGTGATTGGGTTTGTCTTGTTTATCGGAGGTCCTATTTTAGCGTCACTTCTTCTTAGTTTCACTGATTATTCGGTGATGGAATTCCCGGAGTTTGTCGGTTTGGCTAATTTCATCAACCTGTTTCAAGATCCCCTGTTTTATAAATCGCTTGGGGTGACCTTTTACTATGCTGCCTTAGCCATTCCTTTTAGTGTGATTATCGGTTTAGCCTTGGCGATGTTACTGAATTTAAATGTACGCGGTCAAACGTTTTTCCGCACGTTCTTTTATGCACCTTCAATCATCTCTGGCGTTTCTATTGCTTTTTTATGGATGTGGATTCTAAATCCTCAATTTGGTGTCGTAAACTCCTTTCTTTATAACGTGTTTGGTATTGAAGGTCCTGGGTGGTTTACGGATACGAGCACAGTCATCCCATCGTTTGTCATCATGCAATTGACGTCCATCGGGGGGACGATGATTATCTTTTTAGCAAGCCTTCAGCAGCTGCCGAAGGAGTTGTATGAATCAGCAGCAATTGATGGTGCTGGGGCATGGCGTCGGTTTATTCAAATTACCGTCCCGCTCATCTCACCTGTTATTTTGTTCAATTCTATTATTGCTTTAATTAATTCATTTCAAATCTTTACGCAAGCCTATGTCGTGACAGGCGGTGGACCGGATTGGATGAGCTATTTCTACGTGTACTACTTGTTTGAAACAGCCTTCTCCCAATATCGGATTGGCTATGCGTCAGCACAAGCGTGGGTGCTGTTTGTCATTATTTTTAGTCTGACCTTGTTTTCACTATGGGTTTCTAAAAATGCTGTTCATTACGAATACGAAGAAAAAAAGTGA
- a CDS encoding carbohydrate ABC transporter permease: protein MQRWLTKRNFSPGELSPAGKLFTYAALLAGLTIFAFPILWMVTTSLKSLEEIVSNPLKVFPEQLQWQNYIEVFDIHPLGTYLWNTSWYTVVTVGITVFFSACIAFGFARMRARGKTVLFALVLSTMMLPPQVTMIPQYLLFNQIGWVNSYLPLIVPSLAGSAFLIFLLRQFYMGLSKELDEAVTIDGGGYFTIFFKIVLPLSAPAMATAGIMEFMFRWNDLMGPLIYLNSTDLYPLSLGLANFNASYAATPWQLLMAASIIAVVPPLTLFFFAQKYFIQGIVISGTKG from the coding sequence ATGCAACGTTGGTTAACTAAACGAAATTTTTCACCGGGAGAGCTGTCTCCTGCGGGTAAGCTATTTACGTATGCCGCCTTGTTGGCTGGTTTGACCATTTTCGCATTTCCCATCTTATGGATGGTGACGACGTCTTTAAAATCACTTGAGGAGATTGTTTCAAATCCTTTGAAAGTATTTCCTGAGCAATTACAGTGGCAAAACTATATTGAAGTGTTCGACATCCATCCGTTAGGGACTTACCTTTGGAATACATCATGGTATACTGTCGTCACAGTGGGAATTACCGTGTTTTTCTCTGCGTGCATTGCCTTCGGGTTCGCTCGTATGCGAGCACGAGGGAAAACAGTGTTGTTTGCACTCGTATTAAGTACGATGATGCTACCACCGCAAGTGACGATGATTCCACAATATTTATTGTTTAATCAAATCGGTTGGGTGAATTCGTATTTACCACTGATCGTTCCTTCCCTTGCCGGAAGTGCGTTTCTCATCTTTCTTTTACGTCAGTTTTATATGGGCTTGTCAAAGGAATTAGACGAAGCGGTAACGATTGATGGCGGTGGATATTTTACTATTTTTTTCAAAATCGTTCTTCCATTATCAGCGCCAGCTATGGCGACTGCAGGCATCATGGAATTTATGTTTCGCTGGAATGACTTGATGGGACCGCTGATCTATTTAAACAGTACAGATTTGTATCCGCTTTCTCTCGGATTAGCAAATTTTAATGCGTCGTATGCCGCGACACCGTGGCAGTTACTCATGGCTGCTTCAATCATTGCGGTCGTTCCACCACTCACGTTGTTTTTCTTCGCCCAAAAATACTTTATTCAAGGCATCGTCATTTCAGGTACAAAAGGATAG
- a CDS encoding helix-turn-helix domain-containing protein, which translates to MPVWNGIKSKLVYKYIVSYLFVFMIPFVFMSIFIYTNSVSGLRKEIEQSNLNKLEQVENLTNERIQELEKLASRIAYDPRLTPYMMTHGYYGGEALDELKKYKANSSMIDELFVYFYKDQQTIYSSSSYYTFKTLTQNVYQFKSWEAENIVQHLHTSTPLILPIEEIRTDGIEQKILAYIVPIAPNNPNPYGAVMYFIKEKSLTHLMENLLGDFNGNTYILDEQWQPIVSIAKDRNIDLNEIDIRLLENNGVDTIQIDGKEYSLTTVSSDVSGWTFLTVMDGEQFFARVVHQETFILTLLMTVLVVGAAAAILFGRIQYRPIRRLLEFAAMKSTKTSSWNDGKNELETIRLIMTNLMTDHKNLVETVDLQKPYAKEQFLAKMLKEHFATDDQIDDVLGALNVDMSDGPHFVVVVELIKKSLDDIAMDDREQALEALSNLSLPQAAVHGVNLLYQDAMAFIISCKQAEDVKAWRHKSAEDIQKYVRNQLTFNEMVIAVGTSYEQKKQINRSFIEALAALDYRFAVSQGSIIYFEEIGYSSENAGYPKEDQLKLVQSLKQGDSVVALETFHTMLENVVQTDISIQSLKYIFYDIINTVIKTAMELRVTENMDEFNEIGDFNSVEQLGKRLGAVIINVCESVEQQKENRSQQLKKELLQYIQDHYKDNDLSLEAVARHFQLSVPYLSKFFKEQTGETFTQYVVSLRIAQVKKLLSETNQPIKEIVTAIGYRDVANFTRRFKQIEGVTPGQFRKLNR; encoded by the coding sequence GTGCCTGTCTGGAATGGGATTAAGTCTAAATTAGTTTACAAATACATTGTTTCTTACTTATTTGTCTTTATGATTCCTTTTGTCTTTATGAGTATTTTTATTTATACGAATTCTGTGTCAGGTTTACGTAAAGAGATTGAGCAGTCTAACTTAAATAAGCTGGAGCAAGTTGAAAATTTAACGAATGAGCGGATTCAAGAGTTGGAAAAACTCGCCTCAAGAATAGCTTATGATCCTCGTTTAACGCCATATATGATGACGCATGGCTATTATGGAGGAGAAGCACTAGATGAATTGAAAAAATATAAAGCGAATAGTTCAATGATTGATGAGCTGTTCGTGTATTTTTATAAAGATCAACAAACGATTTACTCGTCAAGTAGTTATTACACCTTTAAAACATTGACACAAAACGTATACCAATTTAAATCGTGGGAAGCTGAGAATATCGTTCAGCATTTGCACACGTCTACGCCATTGATTCTTCCTATTGAAGAAATCAGGACAGACGGTATTGAACAAAAAATACTGGCTTATATTGTGCCCATTGCGCCGAACAACCCAAATCCTTATGGTGCCGTAATGTACTTTATTAAAGAAAAATCTTTGACGCATTTAATGGAGAACCTCTTAGGAGATTTCAACGGAAATACGTATATTTTGGATGAACAATGGCAGCCGATTGTTTCAATAGCAAAAGATAGAAATATCGACTTAAATGAAATCGACATAAGGCTTTTAGAAAATAACGGTGTTGATACGATTCAAATCGATGGTAAAGAGTACTCATTGACGACTGTATCTTCCGATGTCAGCGGCTGGACGTTTTTGACGGTAATGGATGGAGAGCAATTTTTTGCGCGTGTCGTTCATCAGGAAACATTTATTTTAACATTGTTGATGACTGTACTTGTTGTTGGGGCAGCAGCAGCTATTTTATTTGGAAGAATACAATATCGTCCAATTCGCCGACTTCTTGAGTTTGCGGCGATGAAAAGCACGAAAACATCTTCCTGGAATGATGGCAAAAATGAGTTAGAAACCATTCGCCTCATCATGACGAACCTTATGACAGATCATAAAAATTTGGTAGAAACAGTGGATTTGCAAAAACCGTATGCGAAAGAACAATTTTTAGCAAAAATGCTGAAGGAGCACTTTGCCACAGATGACCAGATTGATGATGTGCTCGGTGCGTTAAACGTCGATATGAGTGATGGACCACATTTCGTTGTTGTCGTCGAGTTAATCAAAAAGTCGCTGGATGATATCGCGATGGATGACCGCGAGCAGGCATTGGAGGCGTTATCGAACCTCTCTTTACCACAGGCTGCCGTTCATGGTGTCAATTTACTATACCAAGATGCAATGGCATTCATCATAAGTTGTAAGCAGGCCGAGGATGTTAAAGCTTGGCGTCACAAAAGCGCTGAAGATATTCAAAAGTATGTTAGAAATCAGCTTACTTTTAATGAAATGGTGATTGCCGTCGGGACGAGTTACGAGCAGAAAAAGCAAATTAACCGTTCATTTATTGAAGCTTTGGCAGCGCTCGATTATAGATTTGCGGTGTCGCAAGGCAGTATTATTTATTTTGAGGAGATTGGTTATTCTTCAGAAAACGCTGGCTATCCAAAAGAGGATCAATTAAAGCTTGTTCAAAGCTTAAAACAGGGAGACAGTGTTGTCGCACTAGAGACATTTCATACGATGCTTGAGAATGTTGTACAAACAGACATTTCTATTCAATCGTTGAAGTACATATTTTATGACATTATCAATACTGTTATCAAGACAGCGATGGAATTACGTGTAACCGAGAATATGGACGAATTTAATGAGATTGGGGACTTTAATTCGGTTGAACAGTTAGGGAAGCGCTTAGGTGCCGTCATTATAAACGTCTGTGAATCTGTTGAACAACAGAAGGAAAATCGAAGCCAGCAGTTAAAAAAGGAGCTCCTTCAATATATTCAAGACCATTACAAAGACAATGATTTAAGCCTTGAAGCGGTCGCCAGACATTTTCAGCTGTCTGTGCCCTATTTAAGTAAGTTTTTTAAAGAGCAAACAGGCGAGACATTTACACAATATGTCGTCTCACTAAGAATAGCGCAAGTGAAAAAGCTATTAAGTGAGACGAATCAGCCCATTAAAGAGATTGTGACAGCG